In Capillimicrobium parvum, a genomic segment contains:
- a CDS encoding SOS response-associated peptidase: MCGRYTNTLKREDLARIFPEAAHLADATGCERFNIAPTQDVLAVVERKGERRMGPLRWGLVPFWAKDVKIGAKMVNARAETLDSKPAFRDLVAQARSRCLVVADGYYEWLRPEDPKAPKVPVHMALAGRRPFAFAGLWTWWRPPEGGERLATCTIVTTRANAEVAHVHDRMPVMLCDDDSRDAWLDPANDAAALAPLLEPLAAGLLTVTPANPCVNSHVNDGPECLEAPDAPLTLL, from the coding sequence CACGCTCAAGCGCGAGGATCTGGCGAGGATCTTCCCGGAGGCCGCCCACCTCGCCGACGCGACCGGCTGCGAGCGCTTCAACATCGCGCCGACGCAGGACGTGCTCGCCGTCGTCGAGCGCAAGGGCGAGCGGCGGATGGGGCCGCTGCGCTGGGGGCTCGTGCCGTTCTGGGCCAAGGACGTGAAGATCGGGGCCAAGATGGTCAACGCGCGGGCCGAGACGCTGGACAGCAAGCCCGCGTTCCGCGACCTCGTCGCGCAGGCACGGTCGCGCTGCCTCGTCGTCGCCGACGGCTACTACGAGTGGCTGCGCCCCGAGGACCCCAAGGCGCCCAAGGTCCCGGTGCACATGGCGCTGGCCGGCCGCCGTCCGTTCGCGTTCGCGGGCCTGTGGACGTGGTGGCGCCCGCCGGAGGGCGGCGAGCGCCTCGCCACCTGCACCATCGTCACGACCCGTGCGAACGCGGAGGTCGCGCACGTGCACGACCGCATGCCGGTGATGCTCTGCGACGACGACTCGCGCGACGCCTGGCTCGACCCGGCCAACGACGCCGCTGCGCTGGCGCCGCTGCTCGAGCCGCTCGCCGCGGGCCTGCTGACCGTCACGCCGGCGAACCCGTGCGTGAACTCGCACGTCAACGACGGCCCGGAGTGCCTCGAGGCTCCGGATGCGCCGTTGACCCTGCTGTGA
- a CDS encoding cyclase family protein — protein MASIVDLSHTITSDPPDLPEFLRTEITYNDHASGAAEFEKLLGTPPRLLRDGEGPAAERLNAGTHSVTHVDAPWHYNSTIGGERAQTIDELPIERFYGPGVVVDALGREDGDAVTAAQMQEGIAAAGHELRPGDIVLVHTGSDRFYGQRDYMFRGPGVTPEATRWLFDRGVRVMGIDGWSWDAPLDGQAKEALERDEPGILWAAHQMDLPYSQIERLTNLAALPPTGFMVACFPLKIERASAAPARVVAILEDR, from the coding sequence ATGGCGAGCATCGTCGACCTGTCGCACACGATCACCTCGGATCCGCCGGACCTGCCGGAGTTCCTGCGCACCGAGATCACCTACAACGATCACGCGTCGGGAGCGGCCGAGTTCGAGAAGCTCCTGGGGACGCCGCCGCGCCTCCTGCGCGACGGCGAGGGGCCGGCGGCCGAGCGCCTGAACGCCGGCACGCACAGCGTCACCCACGTCGACGCGCCCTGGCACTACAACTCCACGATCGGCGGAGAGCGGGCGCAGACGATCGACGAGCTGCCGATCGAGCGGTTCTACGGGCCGGGCGTCGTGGTCGACGCGCTCGGCCGCGAGGACGGCGATGCGGTCACCGCCGCGCAGATGCAGGAGGGGATCGCCGCTGCCGGCCACGAGCTGCGGCCGGGCGACATCGTCCTCGTGCACACCGGCTCGGACCGGTTCTACGGGCAGCGCGACTACATGTTCCGCGGCCCGGGCGTGACCCCGGAGGCGACGCGGTGGCTGTTCGATCGCGGCGTGCGGGTGATGGGCATCGACGGCTGGAGCTGGGACGCGCCGCTCGACGGGCAGGCCAAGGAGGCGCTCGAGCGCGACGAGCCGGGGATCCTCTGGGCGGCGCACCAGATGGACCTGCCGTATTCGCAGATCGAGCGGCTGACGAACCTCGCGGCGCTGCCGCCGACCGGCTTCATGGTCGCCTGCTTCCCGCTGAAGATCGAGCGGGCGAGTGCCGCGCCCGCGCGCGTCGTCGCGATCCTCGAGGATCGCTAG
- a CDS encoding sulfite exporter TauE/SafE family protein, translated as MTVLEAILVVIAGVWAGTINTVVGSGTLVTFPVLLAIGYSPVVANVSNTIGLVPGSVSGAIGYRRELRGQRDRLLRFGAMTFLGAITGAVLLLVLPASAFKGIVPFFIVIALVLIVLQPRLGGWIAQRRPHGAEHHVGLLLGIYATGVYGGYFGAAQGIILIAMLGVAVNDDLQRLNGLKNVLAGLANLVAGVIFIFVADVAWGPVVLIACGSIVGGQLGARYGRRLSPSALRIVIVAVGVFAIVRLLAF; from the coding sequence GTGACCGTCCTCGAGGCGATCCTGGTCGTGATCGCCGGGGTGTGGGCGGGGACGATCAACACGGTGGTCGGCAGCGGGACGCTCGTGACGTTCCCGGTGCTGCTGGCGATCGGCTACTCGCCCGTGGTGGCGAACGTGTCGAACACGATCGGTCTCGTGCCCGGGTCGGTGTCGGGCGCGATCGGCTACCGCCGCGAGCTGCGCGGCCAGCGCGACCGCCTGCTGCGCTTCGGCGCGATGACGTTCCTCGGCGCCATCACGGGCGCCGTCCTGCTGCTCGTGCTGCCGGCGTCGGCGTTCAAGGGCATCGTCCCGTTCTTCATCGTGATCGCGCTCGTGCTCATCGTGCTCCAGCCCCGGTTGGGCGGCTGGATCGCGCAGCGCCGCCCCCACGGGGCCGAGCACCACGTCGGCCTGCTGCTCGGCATCTACGCCACCGGCGTCTACGGCGGCTACTTCGGCGCGGCGCAGGGGATCATCCTGATCGCGATGCTCGGCGTCGCGGTCAACGACGACCTGCAGCGCCTCAACGGCCTGAAGAACGTCCTCGCCGGCCTGGCCAACCTCGTCGCCGGCGTCATCTTCATCTTCGTCGCCGACGTCGCCTGGGGGCCGGTCGTCCTCATCGCCTGCGGGTCGATCGTCGGCGGCCAGCTCGGCGCGCGCTACGGCCGGCGGCTGTCGCCGAGCGCCCTGCGGATCGTGATCGTCGCCGTCGGCGTGTTCGCGATCGTGCGGCTCCTCGCGTTCTAG